DNA sequence from the Hirundo rustica isolate bHirRus1 chromosome 25, bHirRus1.pri.v3, whole genome shotgun sequence genome:
CGGGCACCGGCACGGCACCGGGGCCTTCCAGCTTGGCAAAGCCCGCGGCAGCTGGTGGCTGGGGGCTGGCACGGGCTCAGCCTCGTCCTGCCCTGGTGCCAGCCGGGGCTGAGCAGGGGGTGCGGTGCACCTGCAACCCTGATGGCACCTCCAGCCCACCCCCAGAGCGTCCCCGTCCCCTCGGCAGTGCTgcggggcagtgctggggcccGCAGAGAGGGTGTCACCGCTGGCACGGGCCGGGTGTCACCGCTGGCACAAGCTGGGTGTCACCGCTGGCACGGGCCGGGTGTCACcgctggcacaggctgggtgTCACCGCTGGCACAAGCTGGGTGTCACCCCTGGCACGGGCTGGCTGTGAGCTGGGGCCTGATGCCCTCGCCCAGTGCTCTTTGGGGTTCGGGTACCGCGTTACCAGCAAGGGGCTGAGCCGTTGGAGCGGGCTGGACAGGCAGGGGTGACAGCGGTGACATGGGGACAGACAAGATGGCACAGGGCACGGCACAGGGCACGGCCAGCCCCGCCgtggtgcagggcagggagttGTGTCAGAGGTGTCGTGTGGGCGCTCTGGGGCTGCCACCGTCCTTTCCTGACCCCAGAGCACCCTCTGccaaggcagctgctggcacgGGGGCTGCCAGCCCGGCTGTCCCCGGTGCATCCCCAGCCGTGCGTCCtgccggcggggctgggggctgcgggACGCTGCGTGCCCGGGGCGAGGCAGGTCCCTGCCGGCCCGCTGCTAATCAGCTCCTGGCCCGCCCCAGCGCAGCCCCCCGCCCTGCTCCGTGCGCCCCGAGCCGCGGCCAGCCGAGCGTGTCGGGGTGCTAATGAGGAGAGAGCCGCGCGTGCTGCACCTTGCGCTTAATTGCTGCTGTCTTCTGGCTCTTAATGAAGCTCGGCTGCAGGAGAAGCCGcagcctccccttccctcctgtccctcgggcagcctgaccctgccagccctgtcccctgcctCGGGGGGTGCGGGGTGCCCTCTGTTCCATCTGGGGTGGGAGGGGGCCTTAGGCAGAGGTCGCTGAATGTCACCCCCATGCAGCTGAGCCGTCCCCaaagcccagcccctgtccccgtgcTCTGCgtggcagctccatccctgctgcgcaggctgcagcatccccagcctcccgtgctggcagggagggactGTGGCCATGGGGGGGTCCCCACCTCTGCCAGGGGCCCGGCAGTGACTGGGCATCgctccagccagcccagcttCGGCATCCGCAGCTCCCCTGTGTCTGTGGGTGCGGGCAGCGCCCCGGggctgagctggctgctggccctggcccAACCGCCGGCTGCgcttctgtccctgctgcttgAGCGCGGCTGGGTCGTGGATGGGAGCTTGGATCATCCTGTGCCTTaaggaggtgctggaagggcCAGGGGGACTCTCCCTGCCGAGAAGGCTCTCCAGGGCTTGATTTGCTCTGCTCGAAGGTGATGAGCATTGGTTGGGCAGATGTGTCCCAAGCACCCCCCGGGCGCCCTCCCCAGCCGTGCAGGAAGGGGTTAATGGCTGGCCCATACCTGCAGTTGCATTTTAAAGATGTGAAATTAAAGCCCGTAATTTATTCTCCCCACACACGAAGGAGCAATTAGTTCTAAACACGGCTTAATCAGTCAGTGCGAGATTGATTTCTGTAGACTTGGATTTGGTGGCTGCTGGCgaggagccagcctgggagcaATCTCCAAATAAATGAAGTGCAGAGAAGTAAGCCATTACATAATATGATAGATGAGGCTGGAGCTCTCTTGCCTCTTCATTAGTATTCCACTGTACACCACAACAGCACCAAACTTTCTCCCCTGTACCCCGGGTTCCTCCCCCTCCTCGTCCTCCTGCCCgtcctgcagctgggaaggggctggggaggttcctcccctctccagcagcccctgggcagcCCCGAGCCtttgggcagggctgggggaaggatcTCTGTGCTGTGCACTGGGGCTCTTCCCTGGGCTCTGCATCTTGCCTTTTTTccgtggggaaactgaggcacggggagCTGGGGTGGCGTCCCATGAGCTGCAGGTCAGCAAGGAGAGGCAAGTGTCAGAGAATCCCACGctggtttgggatgggagggacctaaaagctcatcccatcccagccctgccatggcagggacacctcccactgtgccagtgtccagcctggccttgggcactgccagggatccaggggcagccacagctgctctgggaattccatcccagcccctgcccaccctcccagggaacaattcctgattcccaatctcccacgcagcgctgccctctggcactgggagccattccctgtgtcctgtccctccaggccttgtccccagtccctctgcagctctcctggagcccctttgggccctgccaggggctcgcagctctccctggagccttctcctctccaggggagcacccccagctctcccagcctggctccagaggggttccagccctggagcagctccggggGCTCCTCTGGACCAGCTTTAACAGGTCCATgttcctcctgtgctggggatcgcagggctggaggcagctctgcaggtggggtcccACAAGAGCCAAGGGGaagaatcccctcccttgccctgctggcctCTTCTCCTTGTTGCAGCTGGTTCACGTCCACCCTCACCCACCAGAaccttctctgcagggctgctctcactGGGTTCCTCTCTGCACTCACATCCTCACCCCCTCTCTTCCCCCAGGCCAAATCTGTGAGGGTTCATCTCCCCAGGGTGACCCCAGCCTGTCACCCcgtggggcagggacagctggggatGCTTGTGTGGGATGTgcccccctgctcctgcctcctgcaaacccatccctgctccagccagggggctgctcagagccagggctgccagcacGAGCCCAGGGCACCCAGTGCTGCTCTCAGCACCCCGAGGTGCTGGGTGAGGACCAGGGAGCCAGAAGTGTCCAGAGTGGAAGCAGCCcccagccagtgctgctgtgggtgtGCAGAGCCCCAGTGCTGTGGTACCCGAGCCTCCTGGGCAGGGTTTGTGTCCCTGTCACCGGAGCCAGACACGCAGGGGGCcacaccctgtccctgtgggaccccagccctgctcacaggGGGTGCCAGGCGTGTGGGGACAAGGTCTCACGTGGTGCCCACAGGTTGTTTTGGGCTGTGGTGGTGCTGATGTGCCCCGCACAGGGCTCGTGTCGCTGCTGAGGGTGGAGGGGAGCACATCCCGAATGGAgccaggcaggggaaggggcttGGGGACCACTCCAAAGGATCGGTGACCTaagggagctggaggggagCGGGCTGGGATCTgcacagaggagctgcctgtgctgggagcatcCTGGGGGATGTGCTGGGTATGTGGTGGgcttgggctgggaggggtggAGAAGCCCTGGGCCTGTGCGTGGTCCTGACTCCATCACTGCGTTTGTCACCTTGTCCCTCCGCAGGCTCCTGCCAGGGGAGGAAGGTCCCCTGGGAgctggccctggctgctgcaggtccCTGGCACGTGTGCTAAAGGgactccctgtccctgccctgacaGGAATTGTGCCACAGACCCAGCTGGGGAGTGCAGCAAAGGGCCGTGACCCACAGGACATGGGAGGCACCTGCCAGCCCCAAACCCTCCGGCTCAGACATCCCAGGGGATGGAGCCCAGGCATCCCACGCCCATGtcccccccccagccccgaggGCGTCCCTTTCCTTCAggggtgctgtccctgctgctgacCCTGCCCCTGTCCTTGCTGTCCCCGCAGAACTCCATCCGGCACAACCTGTCCCTGCACACCCGCTTCATCCGCGTGCAGAACGAGGGCACCGGCAAGAGCTCCTGGTGGATGCTGAACCCCGAGGGCGGCAAGACGGGCAAGAcgccgcggcggcgggcggtGTCCATGGACAACAACAGCAAGTTCCTGCGCATCAAGGGCAAGGCCAGCAagaagaagcagctgcaggtgacGCAGGAGCGCGGGGAGGACAGCCCGTCCTCCCAGCAGGCCAAGTGGTCGGAGAGCCCCGCGTCCCACGCCAGCGACGAGTACGACGCCTGGGCGGACTTCCGGACGCGGGCCAACTCCACGGCCAGCACGCTGAGCGGGCGCCTCTCGCCCATCATGGCCAACCACGAGCCGGACGAGCTGGAGGAGGACGACGGTACGCCCTCGTCCCCGCTGATGtaccccagcccctccagcaccATGTCTCCTTCCCTCAGCGCCCGCTGCTCCGTGGAGCTGCCCCGGCTGACCGACCTGACCGGCACCATCAGCCTGAACGAGAGCCTGGGGGAGAGCATGCTGGAGGACCTGCAGGACGGCTACAGCATGAgcccctcccagcagctccccccgGCCGCCCTGCGGCAGCGGAGCTCCAGTTTCACCTTCAACTCCAAGTGCTCCAGCATGGGGGCCGCCTCCAACACCTACTGCGGGACCATCTACAGCCAGCCGGCCATGAGCCTCATGCGGCGCCTGCCCATGCAGACCATCCAGGAGAACAAGCAGGCCACCTTCTCGCCCGTCAGCTCCTACAGGAACGCCTCGCTGCAGGACCTGCTCTCCTCCATCTCCTACGCGCACAAGGAGAGCATGGTCCCGGGGGACCTGCCCCTGCCGCAGGCCGGCCCCGTGGTGCCGGCCCGCGGCCACAGACACAACCCGCTGCTGTGCGGGGGCGGGGAGCAGGGCTTGTCCTCCTACCCGCCCCACCCGGGCTCTCTCATGAAGAGCAACGCGTTGTACCACCCGTCACCGGCCGGTCACCACCCCGCGGTCAACACCAGTGCCTTAGCCAATCCTGTCAGCCTTATGAGCCTGCCCAGTGACTCGTGCAGCATGACGGCCGTGCCGCACCACGGGCACCTGCATCCCTACGCCAATAACCAAGGGGCACACATGAGCTTGCTGGATTCGCTGCAGGGCCCCTACCCGGGGGCCGTCCACCCCCCCGTGTTGGGCCAAGACAGGTTCCCAGCAGACCTGGACCTGGACATGTTCAACGGGAGCCTGGAGTGCGACGTGGAGTCGATCATCCTGAATGACTTTATGGACAGCGACGAGATGGACTTCAACTTCGACTCGGCCCTCCCGCCGCAGAACGGGCTCAACGTGCCCGCGCTGCCCGGGGGGCCGCAGCCCACGAACCAGAGCTGGGTGCCTGGGTGACGCCCGCCCCGGCGCGGGCTCACCGCCGGGAAGCCGCGAGGGGAACATTGAGactaactcttttttttttttcctttctcttctgcctttgtTTGTTAAGATGGGCCAGAGCCGTCAGTCTGAGCTTGAGGTCGAACGCGAAACGCAAACCGGAGGGTCAAATATTGAGATGGGGGAGGACCCCGCGGCCCCACGCGTGCCCGGCCTGCAGGTCCTGCCAGCATCCTCTGGAGGACACAGGGCAGTGGGTGGGAGAGGCAGCCGGAGCCAGGTTGATCCAGGGgggaagcaggcagggaaaGCCTTTGCAGAGGGTCCCAGCGCCCCACGGCAATGGTGCCGGTTTGATTTGCCCTTGGGCTGGGTGACAGAGTGGTGACGGCTGGTGGTGTGGGGTGTGGGACCCCCCCGGCATGGGCATCCCCCTGGGAAGGGACTCTTCTCGGAGCCACCTTGGGAAATGAGTCCTCTGGGTAGAAGTGTCAGGAGTGGGGACCCTGCCCCAGGGCACTGGGGGGGGCTCAGGACCCCTCAGTCCTGgtggagagcagagctctgccgaGCCCACACCCCCAGGCGGCTGCAGCTGTTGGCTCCAGGCAGGTTTTCTTACGGAGCAGTGAGGAGGGGGTGGTGATGGtgtgcagccagcagccctggcagcccctgggggCTGAGGGTGCCGCGGGaaggctgcagcccctgcccggaGCAGGCTGGGCACGCTCCAGGGGGGTCCTGCTGGGACTGAGGGTCCCCTGAGCTGGAGGCTCAGGGGCAGCTCGCAGGGGCGGGGAGGGAGGCgtatttatttggtttcatgCACTCTTTTGCCATTGAGTTTTTGCGTTGGAAGGAAGAGAGGGTTGAGTttagggagaggagaggagagagaggccATGGGCTGCGCTGGTGGCTGTGTCCCATCACGTGGCTCATGGGGGGTGTTGGATGATGGGGTGAAAGCTGTGGGGCTGCAATGTGGGTCGTCCTCGAGGAGGAGCCGTGTGTgtgaggaggggagggatgaGGTGGCCAGGCAGCGTGGGGTCCATCCTGCTCCAAGCTTGGGTGACCCACATTGCTCAGGGAGGTGCCACAGGGCCCCCAGCCAGGGCCGCGGGGCTCCTGGGGGGTCAGTGCCACCATCCCAGTGTCTCACTGCCCACCCCTGGGGTGCCAGGAGAGCCCATCCGGGAGCTGTCAGCAAGAGGGGTGCACccacctgccaggggctggggctccaTGGGGATGGGGACCGCGATTCACACGTGGAAATGCTGTGTGTCAGGACCCCAAGCTGACCCCACTGCTCCGTGGGGCGGGAGTGGGCCCGGGATGTCCCGGccatcccaggagcagcagggctttggCAGGGTTGAGGCTGGCGGCCAGCGGGTGCAACTGCTCTGGAGAGGAtggaggggctggcagggagtggtgggagctgctgctctgccccgtGGTGCCTCTGCTCAGCCATTCTTCCCCCTGGGCACCACGGGCTCTCTCTGCCCCCCCAGGCACTGAACCAGCACattttcccagcccagctcttcccttcttgccccagcaccagctcctctgccacGGAGCAGGCGCTGGGTCCCAGCCAGccgcagggacagggggaccCGCGGGtggcacctcctgctcctgtcctgacCCCCACGGCTGTGGCGGAGTGTGACAGAGGAGCCCCGTGTGCCACCGCTCACCTTCACCCAGGGCACATGGCAGGCACGGTCTCTAAAGACATTCTTACAAGTTAATTAATTATGTTTACATTATTTGATCATGTACAGAATTTAATATATTCTATTATATATAATCTTTCTcgaatgcttttttaaaaaggattatTCTTTGGCCAGGATCATTACCGCATTCCTTTCGTACGCCACCTCTCGTTTCAGGCATCTTTCAAACCCTTGGAAACCGATTGCAAGTGGCTATTTAACCCCCGACCCCCCAGTTCAGCACGTGGGCCTGAGGGACCCAGAGGCAGgagggcagctctggctgccctggaggaaATGGGAGCCTCTGCCCCCCAGGAAcgggggaaagggaaggagccCTGGCACTTCCAGGCATCTCCAGGCACAGATCCAGCAGCACACCAGCATGCCGGGCAGCAGCCGGGCGTTAGGAGATGGGATTCTCCCGCGCGGGGGTCACAGACACGGGGCTGAGCGTCCCCTGgcaccccagcagcaggaggaaaacgTCCCCTTGTCCCACGGCCGCCCTGCCGCCCCCGCGGCCCTGCCCCGCCGCGTGGGCACGGCCCCTCGCCAAGCTGTCGTCGTGGTTCGTGACCGTGGGGTTGTCGTGTGTGCGGTGCAGTCGTGTTGGTAACGTCGTGTGTTCAGTGGTCGTGCGGGGCGAGGCGCGGCGGGCACGGACGCCCCCAGAGCGGCGGGGACCCCGGGGGAtcggggctgcagggcagggggcaCGGGGGGGGGGATGTGGTGTGCGGGTGGGGACGGGACGGGGCCGTGCCTGTGGGGCGGGTGGGTCCTGGGGGGTGGCCAGGCGTGGCTGTGCCCCCCTCAGTGACCGTGAGCGTGGGCGAGGGGACACCAGCGCTTGGTGTCACTGTCCGGGCTGGCTGAGCGTCCAGGCTCCCTCTCTGGAATCAGCGAGGCCACCTCATATTGTCCCACCTCCCTCAGCTCCATCCTCCCCTGTCCGTcaccccctccctccatcccccaggagctccctctgctcccaccctgccctgcctggagccGGCGTGGGGGGACACCCAAGGGCCCCCCCCGCTTGGCTTCCCCCGGCGGTTTTGGGTCCGTTTCCCTCGTATTTATAACTGTACAGGCTGGGGGGGAGGGTCTCGGAGGCGTCATCTCTCACACGCATCTATCGTAGGCAATGGTAACTTTCTTGGTTGTGCTATTAGAGTTTGTGTATGTGGCAATGTAAAGAACTGTGTATAGTGCATTGTACAGCATATTTTCAtgaataaaattgttttaaatattacaaggtggggctgctgctgccgtcAGTGTGTCTGGctgagggggggggggatggtGCCCCCCAGGCAAGTTGGGGAACCTGGGGGTCGATTCCAAGGGGGAGATGTGATGCTTGGTGAAACATGGCCCAGAGCATGGGCGTGGTTGGGCTGTGGAGGTCACAGAACCGTAGGATCGTGAAGAAAAGTCCTCTAAGATCgctgagtccaaccattcccccagcacttcTAAACTCAGCATGAACCCACGTCCCCAAGTGTCACCtccacacatcttttaaatcccttcTGTGAttcctcatccagcctggccttgggcactgccagggatccaggggcagccccagctgctctgggaattccatcccagcccctgcccaccctcccagggaacaattcccgattcccaatctcccatgcagcgctgccctctggcactgggagccattccctgtgtcctgtccctccaggccttgtccccagtccctctgcagctctcctggagcccctttaggccctgccaggggctcgcagctctccctggagccttctcctctccaggggagctcccccagctctcccagcctggctccagaggtgctccagccctggagcagctccgtgggCTCCTCTGGACTCCCTCCATCAGCATTATCAGCATTTCCATGTGATCTGATGCCCGGTGCTCCCCTCTCTGCAAATCACGTCTCCCCCATCGTGACACCAGTGCTGTCCCAGCAgaacctccctgctcccagtgagCTGCTGGGACCCAGCCCAGCGTGTCCTCCCCAGCACTGGTGGGACTGGCCGTGGGCAGAATCCCCTGCAGGGTCAGTCCGTGCCCACTCACGAGCTCCTGAATGTGTCCTAAACCACCCACACCCCGTGGCTGGTTGGGTGCTCCCCTATTTTTTATAAGAAAACACACAGCGTCCAGGTGATCTATTGCTGTTCCCATGTCCTCAGCAAACCTCACCTTGCTGAAGAAACTTGTAATCATGTTTTTaaacgaaaaaaaaaagaaaaaaaaagaaaaaaaagaaaaagaaaaaaaaaaaaatcccaacaggaAAGAAAGCTGTCAAGTTGGTTTTACGGGATCTATTTTCCATAAATCCCTGTTGATTGGCGTTAATTATATCGCCCTTTTGGATTCTTTATTCCGCGCGTTCGGTGTCAGCCGTTCCACTAATTTCTCTGGGATCAACGGCGGCCTGACAGACTTGAAATCACCCACGTCGCCCCGTCTCCCCTTCCGAAAATATTAGGCCGAGCTCCTCTTTTCTCCCAGGCCCTCAGAAATCCCCGTGCCGCCTGCAGCAGGGTgatctcctgcctctcctgcccgCACTGCAGCCCCCCCGTGCAGGGCATCTGCAGACAGCTCGGGAGCAGAGCCCCGTTCCTGCGTCCCGAGCCTGTCCTCCTtgcagaggctgagcagggctgagtGCTGACAGCTGTGCCCGCTCTGCACGCACTGACCTtctccctgtgccatccctgaATGCCACGGCGTCACCAGGAGCCCGCCAGCCCCTGCACCCACCGCCCCCGTGCGAGGCTGGCTCGCGAGGGTGGGATTTGATTTGTGCCGGGAGCTTGGGCAGGGGAGGTCGGAGGCTGCTCTGGTGGGAGGGCAGCCCGGCACAGGAAGGGGGGCTCGGAGCAGTCTGGttcagtggaaggtgttccctGCCAGTGGCAGGATGACTGCAGTTGTCTTCGGGGctcttccaaccccaaccactctgtgattctgtgatttgcatCCCACCAGCACCTCAGCCTGGATACccaggtgtggtggtttcaCCTCCCCcgaatttagtgtagtggtcctGGTGTTTATTCTCTCtaagattaggagaaaaacgaagcaggctcaagcttaaaaagaaacaaacagctttttattaaacacacactaaaagaatggacaCTCGCCAttcctccataactaaaaaccGAACTGCGCCAACCCGTGACACCAGGATACAACCAGCCTGGGATGCAAGTTTAGGAATCCCGGTGTCCTGCCCTTTGGAGATGCCCCCCAGGAGTGAGCCCAAAGCCCCCCTGCAAGTGGCCAAGGCAGCAGCCAGACGCGGTCCCCAGCGGGGCTCCCAGGCTGTGGCTGATTTCCACGTGGCTGCAAGGATGTCCTGCTCTGCACATGTcccatgtcccatgtcccaCCCCGAGCCCTGCTCCGGGCCCTGGCAGGAAAtgggggagcagctgcagggttctgagccaggagcagctgcacacaaggtgctggcagagccccaTGGCCACAGAGGTGCTGGTGACCGTCACTCTGCCGGCTCTCCTCGTGCCCCACTCTGCCAGGATGCGCTGCGGAGGTGCTCAGGGGATGGGCACCAGCTggaggtggcagagctgggctccaggTCAAGCTCTGGAGGCGCAGGAAGAGGCTGAGACACCAGGAGCTGTTCCAGCTGTTTTGTCCTGCCCAGTGAACCCTTCAAGAGGCTGCACAAAGCCCATGGGGgccttccctccccaccccagctgCCCAAGGGAGCTGGGTGAAGgcagcagggtgagcagggCAGCTGGCTCAACCCACGCCCCGGAGACTCCGATGAATGGCACTGGAAGGGGATGCCAGGACCTGTGTTCCAAAGGAGGTCCCAAACACCCCACTGAGGAGGCTTCtccagggagcaggaggtgccACAGAGCATCCACACGGAGCTGAGGGATGTGGGGAGGTGCTGTGAGGCAGCAGGACTTcaaggttctttccaacccagaccattctgggGTTCCAGGGTTCTCTGAGCTGACAGGGGAACGACTGCAGGGTGATCACCTCTGCTGGGGAGGTGCAGAGTGGGGCTGCAAAAAGAAACAGGCCCAGACCCCCCTTTTCCATCAGGGGTCCCAcacactgccccatccctgccacaGAGACCCCAAATCAAATCCCTGGTGTGACcgagcacagctcctgcctctgtgACAATTTCCTGTTCAGGACCTGAAATCAGTCCCTGAGGTTTCCAGAGGCACCAGTGCATTTTCTGgctgtttccagagctgcagaaggggaggagaaggagcagaaggagTTTGGAGAGCTCCCGGTGACCtcctcagaagaaaaattcCCTGACTCGGGGAGCTCTGGGgtgtgaggagctgtgggatggggcagcacGGACAAGgagccctctgctcccctgaCCCTGGAGCCCTGAGCCTGCTCACAGCCGgccttccctgggctgctgagctccaggagcaCCCACCGTGGTCACACCCCGTTGAAGGGCACCGGTGCCCCCTCCCATCCCACAGACAGAGCTGGCCCAGCGCAGCAGCACGGGGAAGGAGGAtgtggggctgagggaggcTGAGGACACCCAAGCAGAGGTTCTGCCTGTTGGGGGGAGTGGGGCAGGGCCTGGtgagatgtgctgctgctgagcaggagggacaggctCACCCCACAGCTCAGACAGAGCTGAGCCCCCCAGGCACTGCCTGTGTCCTGCTCCACCCCAGGAGGAGGACAGGGAGCTCAGCATCTCCAACAGGAGCCCGGGAACGGGGAGAGGCAGAGATCCAGCTGATCTCCCCTGCAGGAGCATCCCCGAGGGACAAGGGACACATCTGGAGCCACAGAGATTTGTCACAGATTGACTgtctggggctgtgccactgaCCCTCCACAGCCCGTCCCAGCGGAACACAGCTGGCTCACCTCACGGCCACTGGCCCTGGGCTCGTCCTGAGAGGATCCCCTGACACATTCCACGGTTCTGTCAGATAACCCGAGAGAGgctcagctggagagctgcAAACTTCGCACCATCCTGCCCCTCGGAAGGCAGCAGCCCCTGTGTGGCCGCggtgctctctgtgctgcacagctccctgtccaTCTCCCCTTTGCTCCGTGAGCTCAGCTCCGGGCTGAGCCGGAGGGATCCAGCCCGCAGGCGCTGCGTTATccccggggctgcagccaggtcCTGCgggggacagcagctccctgggccGGGAGCCAAGCAGGGGTGCAGCACCCCCCTCCAAGAACCCCAGATATCCCCACAGCCGCCCCCGGGGCacgaggaagaggagggggacAGAAGGGTGCCGACAAATGAGGAGGAAGGCCTCGAGGAGCATGTGTCTGTCGTAAGATACTCCCTTGCAGAAATCTTGGAAACCTTAGAAAGAGTTTTTGCTCAATGTTATTAATTAAGGCAAAAGAATCCCCATATGGAAAGAGAAACAGTCAAGTTGTATTTTTGCTAAATACGCGGCACCATATGGTAACATACAGAAAATTGGCCACATAGGCAGCCTAGAATATATGTTACCATATGTTCGTATGTACtttataatttctttgtttttggaAGAGGGCATTGTCTTACGGGGCAAAAATGAGCAGCCCAccccagggaggaggagaaacagCACAAGCTGCTCG
Encoded proteins:
- the LOC120763246 gene encoding LOW QUALITY PROTEIN: forkhead box protein O6 (The sequence of the model RefSeq protein was modified relative to this genomic sequence to represent the inferred CDS: deleted 1 base in 1 codon), whose translation is MEEKLQAHQVEIDPDFEPQSRPRSCTWPLPHPDLAAEEEDGGAGGTPALAAGGDGAENAAAPVERRIAAAPPPPPGADVGQLRKAKTSRRNAWGNLSYADLITKAIESSPEKRLTLSQIYDWMVRYVPYFKDKGDSNSSAGWKNSIRHNLSLHTRFIRVQNEGTGKSSWWMLNPEGGKTGKTPRRRAVSMDNNSKFLRIKGKASKKKQLQVTQERGEDSPSSQQAKWSESPASHASDEYDAWADFRTRANSTASTLSGRLSPIMANHEPDELEEDDGTPSSPLMYPSPSSTMSPSLSARCSVELPRLTDLTGTISLNESLGESMLEDLQDGYSMSPSQQLPPAALRQRSSSFTFNSKCSSMGAASNTYCGTIYSQPAMSLMRRLPMQTIQENKQATFSPVSSYRNASLQDLLSSISYAHKESMVPGDLPLPQAGPVVPARGHRHNPLLCGGGEQGLSSYPPHPGSLMKSNALYHPSPAGHHPAVNTSALANPVSLMSLPSDSCSMTAVPHHGHLHPYANNQGAHMSLLDSLQGPYPGAVHPPVLGQDRFPADLDLDMFNGSLECDVESIILNDFMDSDEMDFNFDSALPPQNGLNVPALPGGPQPTNQSWVPG